Proteins encoded in a region of the Zea mays cultivar B73 chromosome 4, Zm-B73-REFERENCE-NAM-5.0, whole genome shotgun sequence genome:
- the LOC100275424 gene encoding Polyphenol oxidase latent form, chloroplastic (The RefSeq protein has 1 substitution compared to this genomic sequence) — protein sequence MATASAASSFLVPATAIAPTPSACPSTVPKNKKNAAGRRRRTLQCRASGRRGDDEDSRLLWLPRREVLTGLGGVAASFVGYPDLASIALEANPVESCRRGEKVTEKLVECSDPNRDFPCPPASRVPIVDFTPEARVTRVRRPAHLLDPEYQEKYKEAVGKMRALDGSNPLSFAAQAAVHQSYCDGHYRLDPTEKNRPFDVHFSWIFAPWHRMYIYFYERALGQLIGDDTFALPYWNWDAPAGMGIPAIFKQGVSTADNPLYDPYRNMENMDALLDLDYLKKPRRDTIPFEPPTDPAARAKYDDAVQTNLCTIYLQQVRDGKGPRAFLGEKLCSESSFRVKEINERSKRRQADGQSSKVSPSKSQSQGTLERMAHTTVHVWTGRANPATCSAEQGGVVGHDGKPHCQVDMGFLGTAGRDPLFYSHHANVDRMWHIWSTRLGGKGFDDPEWLDTSFVFYDDYRSPRLVRMKFRDVLDATRLGYTYDKESEAALPWLNSKPTRFSGGGKAKAKAAPKVASEFPLTLTDEAVDVPAVAVPARQAGKDLVLLIEGIEYDPQINNKFDVVINVAREDAARVGPKDSEYAGSFSAVPSSNAAGGTLVGKFTLALDGVLADLGLAGASAVDIVLVPHTEGEIKLYLPPTIENA from the exons ATGGCGACGGCCAGCGCCGCTTCAAGCTTCCTCGTCCCGGCGACTGCTATCGCCCCGACACCCTCTGCATGCCCATCCACGGTTCCCAAGAACAAGAAGAATGctgccggccggcggcggcgcacATTGCAGTGCAGGGCCAGCGGCCGGCGGGGCGACGACGAAGACAGCCGCCTCCTCTGGCTGCCCCGGCGGGAAGTGCTGACCGGTCTGGGCGGCGTGGCCGCCAGCTTCGTCGGGTACCCGGATCTGGCTTCCATCGCCCTGGAAGCGAACCCCGTGGAGAGCTGCCGGCGGGGCGAGAAGGTGACGGAGAAGCTGGTGGAGTGCTCGGACCCGAACAGAGACTTCCCGTGCCCGCCGGCGTCACGGGTCCCCATCGTGGACTTCACGCCGGAGGCGAGGGTGACGCGCGTCCGCAGGCCGGCGCACCTCCTGGACCCGGAGTACCAGGAGAAGTACAGGGAGGCGGTGGGGAAGATGCGGGCGCTGGACGGGTCGAACCCGCTGAGCTTCGCGGCGCAGGCGGCCGTCCACCAGTCCTACTGCGACGGGCACTACCGGCTGGACCCGACGGAGAAGAACCGGCCCTTCGACGTGCACTTCTCGTGGATCTTCGCGCCGTGGCACCGCATGTACATCTACTTCTACGAGCGCGCCCTCGGCCAGCTCATCGGCGACGACACCTTCGCGCTGCCCTATTGGAACTGGGACGCGCCCGCCGGCATGGGGATCCCGGCCATCTTCAAGCAGGGCGTCTCCACGGCCGACAACCCGCTGTACGACCCCTACCGCAACATGGAGAACATGGACGCCCTGCTCGATCTGGACTACCTCAAGAAACCCAGACGCGACACCATCCCTTTCGAGCCGCCGACGGACCCAGCCGCGCGCGCCAAGTACGACGACGCCGTTCAAACCAACCTGTGCACCATATACCTGCAG CAAGTCCGTGACGGCAAGGGCCCCCGTGCTTTCCTCGGCGAGAAGCTGTGCAGCGAGTCGAGCTTCCGGGTGAAGGAGATCAACGAGCGGTCCAAGCGGAGGCAGGCGGACGGGCAGAGCAGCAAGGTGAGCCCAAGCAAGTCGCAGAGCCAGGGCACGCTGGAGCGGATGGCGCACACGACGGTGCACGTGTGGACGGGGCGGGCGAACCCGGCGACGTGCAGCGCGGAGCAGGGCGGCGTGGTGGGGCACGACGGCAAGCCGCACTGCCAGGTGGACATGGGGTTCCTGGGCACGGCGGGGCGTGACCCGCTCTTCTACTCGCACCACGCGAACGTGGACCGGATGTGGCACATCTGGTCCACTAGGCTGGGCGGTAAGGGCTTCGACGACCCGGAGTGGCTGGACACCAGCTTCGTGTTCTACGACGACTACCGGAGCCCGCGGCTGGTGCGGATGAAGTTCCGCGACGTCCTGGACGCGACCAGGCTCGGGTACACGTACGACAAGGAGTCGGAGGCGGCGCTGCCGTGGCTGAACAGCAAGCCGACCCGGTTCTCCGGCGGCGGCAAGGCGAAGGCGAAGGCGGCGCCCAAGGTGGCGTCGGAGTTCCCGCTGACCCTGACGGACGAGGCCGTGGACGTGCCGGCGGTGGCGGTCCCGGCGCGGCAGGCCGGGAAGGACCTGGTGCTGCTGATCGAGGGCATCGAGTACGACCCCCAGATCAACAACAAGTTCGACGTGGTCATCAACGTGGCCCGGGAGGACGCCGCGAGGGTGGGGCCTAAGGACAGCGAGTACGCCGGCAGCTTCAGCGCCGTGCCCAGCTCCAACGCCGCCGGTGGCACGCTGGTGGGCAAGTTCACGCTCGCCCTCGACGGCGTGCTCGCCGACCTCGGGCTCGCCGGCGCGAGCGCCGTCGACATCGTGCTCGTCCCTCACACGGAGGGCGAGATCAAGCTGTACTTGCCCCCGACCATCGAGAACGCGTGA
- the LOC103653005 gene encoding pentatricopeptide repeat-containing protein At1g77360, mitochondrial, which produces MITAEKSPEREEEEANPRAEAFLEIICRVPAGEVEAALSACGIGPTAEVEELVLKSRECYKRPKSAVRFFRWAGQSVSHTAYAWNLLVDILGKAAMFESMWDAIRSMKQEGGSGLVSVATFASYCTAGNIKDAIAALDVMDRYGLKHDAVALNSLLSAICRVEGRVQDAQDVFERTKATIPPDGDTFAILLEAWEKEGNAVRAKSVFGEMVVRIGWDAANVSAYDSFLSTLVRGGLLDEAFKFLQVMRSKGCLPGINFFSTAVDLVVRKGDYLNAVAIWHMMVSEAGLVPNFSMYSAMIGLHCNAGSIDDALGLLDEMPLNDVFANSVTYHTILEGFIKHRKAREAESFLTEMSKNEQLPTASNCAAAISLFFKEFNPSASIDVWRCIEEHNITLAEDSAKELIAGLLDFGRFTEVTKRADEMIDMRVELSRSTMENMKRAFAKAGRHQSYDNIARRLKRY; this is translated from the coding sequence ATGATTACGGCGGAGAAGAGCCCCgaaagggaggaggaggaggcgaacCCGCGCGCGGAGGCTTTTCTGGAGATCATCTGCCGCGTCCCGGCGGGGGAGGTGGAGGCGGCGCTGTCCGCTTGCGGCATCGGCCCCACGGCCGAGGTCGAGGAACTGGTGCTCAAGTCCCGCGAATGCTACAAGCGCCCTAAGTCCGCCGTCCGCTTCTTCCGCTGGGCGGGACAGTCCGTGTCGCACACCGCCTACGCATGGAACCTCCTTGTCGACATCCTCGGCAAGGCCGCCATGTTCGAGTCCATGTGGGACGCCATCCGCTCCATGAAGCAGGAGGGCGGCAGCGGGCTCGTCTCCGTCGCCACCTTCGCCTCCTACTGCACCGCTGGCAACATCAAAGATGCAATCGCGGCCTTAGACGTCATGGACCGCTACGGCCTCAAGCACGACGCCGTCGCGctcaactcgctgctctcggcgaTTTGCCGCGTCGAGGGTCGCGTGCAGGATGCGCAGGACGTCTTCGAGCGTACCAAGGCCACCATCCCACCCGACGGCGACACGTTCGCGATACTGCTCGAGGCATGGGAGAAGGAGGGGAACGCGGTGCGCGCCAAGAGCGTCTTTGGCGAGATGGTCGTCCGCATCGGCTGGGACGCAGCCAACGTATCCGCGTACGACTCCTTCCTCTCCACTCTCGTTCGGGGCGGCCTGTTGGACGAGGCCTTCAAATTTCTGCAGGTGATGCGGAGCAAGGGCTGCTTGCCGGGGATCAATTTTTTTTCTACAGCTGTGGATCTGGTCGTCCGCAAGGGTGACTACCTCAACGCCGTAGCCATCTGGCACATGATGGTCTCTGAAGCCGGCCTCGTTCCCAATTTCTCAATGTACAGCGCCATGATTGGCCTCCACTGCAATGCTGGTAGCATAGACGATGCTCTTGGGTTGCTTGACGAAATGCCCCTCAACGACGTCTTTGCAAATTCTGTCACATACCACACCATACTGGAAGGATTCATCAAGCATCGCAAGGCTCGTGAGGCTGAAAGTTTCCTAACGGAGATGAGCAAGAATGAGCAACTACCTACTGCATCCAATTGCGCTGCTGCTATCAGCTTGTTCTTTAAGGAGTTTAACCCATCTGCATCAATCGACGTGTGGCGCTGTATTGAGGAGCACAACATTACCCTAGCTGAGGACTCTGCCAAAGAGCTAATAGCAGGGCTGCTTGATTTTGGCAGGTTTACTGAGGTGACGAAGCGTGCTGATGAGATGATTGACATGAGAGTTGAGTTGTCACGGTCCACAATGGAGAATATGAAGCGTGCTTTTGCTAAGGCTGGCAGGCACCAATCATATGACAACATTGCAAGAAGGCTAAAGCGATATTAG